A genomic segment from Oncorhynchus clarkii lewisi isolate Uvic-CL-2024 chromosome 14, UVic_Ocla_1.0, whole genome shotgun sequence encodes:
- the LOC139366362 gene encoding Golgi-associated kinase 1B: METLIRPGDIKKSLILWSCSYFLRISNCVRRYPPSKRNLIIVGACCVYLFFVVSQVGHSLLHQDRRLGRHGYKKSLVLYTLRFDDDSPSETADSPTGANDDSLLPSVVPTRSNVVYITLKSRRIKPSIMRGTVRPKLRRKARRTKPNEGFTQNKIGTLKREEWRQKRTNRIDITWKQINTINHATRDVSSNLKMQTEPHVSSIRIYSEKAPPWFSKEDISAMRFLADGKVSRIHEVSNKEFIPLLLFESTSYLSLIHSDKQNDFKDHNVCIGQCGVIKSPVDTSEVFAFHLDRVLGLNRSVAAVSRKFPFVQDGQPCPVVLWDGSLSTGDNAEGQSTVRMTWGEYQSSLKQRCWNRNVTPKPNSGCSSIHHYEWSKLALFDFLLQIYSRLDRNCCGFRPRQEDVCVEQGHHLECGDMDSLTLANIIHRGHDPRHLVFTENKGFFDRDEDNLDYRLLEGIKELPEQAVAVLMSQKLREKLLQSLFLDQLYWESQGGRQGIEKLIDVIERRAQVLLTYINSHGIKVVPMNV, encoded by the exons ATGGAGACGTTAATACGTCCTGGAGACATCAAAAAGTCTCTCATTCTTTGGTCGTGTTCGTATTTTCTGAGGATATCTAACTGCGTTCGGAGGTATCCCCCGTCGAAAAGGAATTTGATAATCGTGGGTGCATGTTGTGTGTACCTGTTTTTCGTGGTTTCCCAGGTTGGACATTCGTTGCTGCACCAGGATAGACGATTGGGCAGACACGGGTACAAGAAGAGTTTGGTACTATACACTCTGAGGTTCGATGATGATAGCCCGTCGGAAACAGCCGACTCACCAACCGGTGCTAACGACGACTCTTTATTACCCTCAGTGGTTCCAACGCGGTCCAATGTGGTGTACATAACACTAAAGTCAAGGCGCATTAAACCATCTATTATGAGGGGAACAGTGAGACCGAAACTAAGGAGAAAAGCGAGGAGAACCAAACCCAATGAGGGATTTACGCAAAATAAAATTGGCACATtgaagagggaggaatggagacaAAAGCGCACTAACCGAATCGACATAACTTGGAAACAAATTAACACCATAAATCATGCAACACGAGATGTAAGCTCGAATTTAAAGATGCAAACAGAACCTCACGTCAGTTCTATCCGAATATACAGTGAGAAGGCACCGCCGTGGTTCAGCAAAGAGGACATTAGTGCCATGCGCTTTCTTGCTGATGGTAAAGTTTCGCGTATTCATGAAGTGTCCAATAAGGAATTTATCCCCCTCTTGCTGTTTGAAAGCACATCATATTTGTCCTTGATCCATTCTGACAAACAGAACGATTTCAAGGACCATAATGTGTGTATAGGACAATGTGGAGTTATCAAAAGTCCAGTGGACACGAGCGAGGTTTTCGCTTTCCATTTGGATAGGGTCTTGGGACTGAACCGGAGCGTTGCCGCTGTCAGCAGGAAGTTTCCGTTTGTACAAG ATGGCCAGCCTTGCCCCGTGGTGCTGTGGGATGGTTCTCTCTCTACAGGGGACAATGCAGAGGGCCAGTCCACTGTGAGGATGACATGGGGGGAGTACCAGAGCTCCCTCAAACAGAGGTGCTGGAACAGGAACGTCACGCCCAAGCCTAACTCTGGCTGCTCCAGCATTCACCATTATGAGTGGAGCAAACTAGCCCTGTTTGATTTCCTGTTGCAG ATATACAGCCGATTGGACCGGAACTGCTGTGGGTTCAGGCCTCGTCAGGAGGACGTGTGTGTGGAGCAGGGCCACCACCTGGAATGTGGGGACATGGACAGTTTGACGCTGGCCAACATCATCCACAGGGGTCACGACCCCAGGCACTTGGTCTTCACTGAAAACAAGGGCTTTTTCGACCGCGACGAGGACAACTTGGACTACAGACTACTGGAGGGAATCAAGGA GCTTCCAGAACAGGCAGTGGCCGTGTTGATGAGCCAGAAGCTGAGGGAGAAGCTCCTCCAGTCACTGTTCCTGGATCAGCTGTACTGGGAGAGCCAGGGAGGACGGCAGGGCATCGAGAAGCTCATCGACGTCATTGAGAGACGGGCCCAGgttctcctaacatacatcaatTCCCACGGCATCAAAGTGGTGCCCATGAATGTATGA